Genomic DNA from Halobaculum sp. CBA1158:
GCCCGATCACCGACGGCGCGAGCGCGCTCGTGCTCGTCTCCGAGGAGTACGCCGAGGAACACGACCTCGACGCACCGGTCGCAATAACCGGCACGGGGCAGGGCGGCGACCGCCTCGCGCTCCAGGACAGGCCGGAGATGTCCGGGACCCCGGCCGCCGCCGACGCCGCCGCCGAGGCGTACGACGACGCGGGGGTCACGAGCGACGAGGTCGAGGTCGCGGAGGTTCACGACTGCTTCACCATCGCCGAGGTCATGGCCATCGAGGCGCTGGGCTTCTTCGAACCCGGCGAGGGGATCGCCGCGGCCCGCCGCGGCGACACCACCCGAGAGGGCGACCTCCCGGTGAACCTCTCGGGCGGGCTGAAGGCGAAGGGCCACCCGGTCGGCGCGACCGGCGGCTCACAGATCGCCGAGATGACCCGACTCCTGCGGGGCGACCATCCCAACAGCGACGCGGTCGCGGACGCGGAGGTCGGCCTCACTCACAACGCGGGGGGAACGGTCGCCAGCGCCGTCGTCCACGTGCTGGAGGTGGCCGAATGAGCGACCCCGAGGCCGACGCCCCCGCGGACACCGGGTTCGACGACTGGGTCGAGTCGCTCGCGGACGGGGGGCGCTTCCTCGAGTGCGCGAACGGCCACGGGAGCCTGCCGCCCCGTCGCGTCTGCCCGGAGTGCGGAAGCACCGACCTCTCGGAGGCGTCGCTGCCCGACACCGGCGAGGTCGCGACGTTCTCCGAGATCCACGTCGCCCCGTCGGGCTTCGGCGAGGACCCGCCGTACGTCACCGCCGTCGTCGACTTCGGACCCGTCCGGCTCACCGGCGTCGTCCGCGGGCTGTCGGCCGACGAGGTGGCGATCGGAACCCGGGTGCGGCCGGACGCCGAGCGCAACGAGGCGACCGGCAACCGGCTGGTCGTGTTCCGCCCGGCGTAGTCGACGGCGGACACCGCCCGGTCTGTCTCCTCGGGACGCTGAGGGCCCGGATACCGACTACATCGGTAGTATCGACTCCAAGGAATACAGTCATCACCTCCCCAGCCGGTGGGTGAGGTATGACTCGGGGCGAGCCGAACGAATTGGTGCAGTTCCTGCAACAGCAGGCGGGCGAATACCTCCGGGGTGTGGTCCACTACTCCGACGACGACTACGACGCCCTGTACCTCCGCGACGACGTGGCAGACATGTACACCGACGAGGAGCTGACGGAGTTCGTCGCGTACTACCGGGAGAAGAACCGGCAACTGGCTCCCGATCGCCCGTTCGATCTGGGAACCGACCACTGCACGATATCCATGTACGACGAGGCGATAATCTTCCACTTCACGCAGGGGACGGATGTCGGCACCGTCGTCACGCTCTCCCCGGAGGCCGGACGAGACGTCGTCCAGTTCACCACGGACTGCCTCGAACAACTGTACCACAACTCCCCCCAAGAGATCGACGACGTTCCGACGTGGCTGCGGAGTTGAGGCCCGTCTCCGGAGGCGGTCCGGTCGTCCGTTACCGTTCGTTCTGCTGCTCGATGCTCACGGTACCCTCGGGGCGGTCGCCGGCGACGACCGAGACGAACTCGTCGCCGAACTCCACGTGCGGAAGCAGCATCGCGTCGTCGAAGACGATCAGCTCGCAGTCGGCGTCGTCCGCGAGATCGCGCCCCGTCGCGAGCGGCGGGAGGTCCGCCTCTCGACCCCACACGATCGTCGTCGGCGCGTCCAGGCCCGCCAGCGCGCTCGCGAGGTCGACGTCGCTGTTGAGGTGCCCGGAAATGAACGAGGCGGGGGCGAAGCGCGCGCCCGGTTGGTGGGTGGTTCGCCACTCGTAGTCGGGCCAGTCCTCGCCGGCCTTCTCGGGGTCCCAGTAGCCGTGGTCGGCGTTGAAGTAGCGGATCGACGGCCGCGACGCGAGCAGGGCGAACGCCGCCTCGCCGATGACGGGCGCGCGCAGTAGCTCGCGCACGGCGGTCTTGGGCGGCTCCGGCCCCGCGACCGCCGTCGGACACACGAGCGTCAGGTCCGCGATATCGAGGTCGCCGGCGACGCCGGCGACGTACGCCCCCGTCAGCGACGAGGCGACGACGCGAGCGCCGGGGTACTCGCTCAGGAAGTCGCGGACGAAGTCCTCGTACAGCGCCGCCGAGTAGCGAAGCGACGGGCGGTCCGAGCGGCCGAACCCGGGGAGGTCCGGGGCGACGACGTGGTACTCCCGCGAGAGGTCGACGAAGACCTCGCGCCACTCGCCCGCAGAGCCGGCGGCGTTGATGCCGTGCAGGAGGACGATCGTCTCGTCGTCCGCGTCGCCGGCCTCGGTGTAGGCGACGTCCATGCCGCGCCAGCGATAGGTCCGCTGGACGCCCTCGAGCGGCGGTTCGAGGCCGCCGGCTTTCGCCCGAAGCGCCCGCGTCGCCGCGACGGCGACGCCGGCACCGAGGGCGGCGTACTTCGCTGTCGAGGCGAGGGTGGATCGGAGAGTCATGGACGATCGTACGGCGGCCGTGAACTTAGTTCGCGTGGCGATTCCACGGGGGACGTGTGCGAACGCGCCGCCGGTGGCGACGGCGGACGCGCGCCTACAGCGGTTCCTCCCCGTCGACGATCCGCAGACACCGCTCGGCCAGCGCCGGCACCCGCGTCTCCATCGTCGGGTACAGCGGGTCGTCGCTGTTGCCCTCGAGGTAGCGCCGGTAGAACATCTCGCCGAGGGCGGCGAGCTTGTAGACGGCGAGGGTGCGGTAGAAGCGGTCGCGCTCGTAGTCGATCCCGGTCGCGTCCTCGTAGCGCGCGACCAGGTCCCGACGGCTCGGATACCCCTCGCGCTCCATGAACGTCGAGGTGAGCTCCGGCGTCGCCGGCGCGGGATCCCCGGGGTCGCGCCAGAAGGAGAGCATCCACCCCAGGTCCGTGAGCGGGTCGCCGAGCGCCGACAGCTCCCAGTCGAAGACGGCGACCAGCTCCGGGGGCGTCCCCGGCGCGAACATGACGTTGTCGAGCTTGTAGTCGCCGTGGACGAGCGCGTGCTCGTGCTCCGCGGGGCAGTTCTCCCGGAGCCACTCGGTCACCTCCGCGATCTCGGGCACAGCGCGCTCCTCTGCGGTCACGTCGAACGCCCAACTGAACTGCTTCGCCCAGCGTTCGACCTGGCGCTCGGTGAATCCCGCGGGACGGCCGAAGTCGCCGAGGCCGACCGACTCGGGGTCGACGGCGTGGACCGCCGACAGCGTGTCGACCAGCTCCTCGCCGACTCGGCGGCGGTGCTCGGGCGCGGCGAATCGCTCCGGCTCCTCGTCCCGGAGCACGTCGCCGGCGCGCTTGCCCATCACGTAGAAGTCCGAGCCGACGACCGCGTGATCCTCGCACGCGAGCACGGTCTCGGGGAGCGGGACGGCGGTGTCCTGGAGCGCGTCCATCACGCGGTACTCGCGGAGCACGTCGTGTGCCGTGTCGGCCGTCTCGCCCGGCGGCGGCCGACGGATCACGAGTTCGCGGTCGCCGTGGGTGACGAACAGCGTCTCGTTGGAGTGGCCCTCGGCGTGGCGGCGCACGTCGAAGTCGTCGGCCGAACCGAGTTCCGCGGCGAGGTACTCGCGGAGTCGCTCGGGGTCGACGAGGCGGCTGAAGTACTCCTCGTCGCCGTCGGCGGGGTCTGTCATGCGGCGGAGTTGCACACCGCCGGGCAAAAGCGACGGGGGTCCGCCGAGCACGGACATCGGGCTGTCGGAATCGGGGATGTCAGGGGTGGGTGGATACTGGGGATGTCGGAATACCGGGGACGTAGTGGACCCGAGCGCTGGGGTACTGTTTTGTCCCGGCGGCGGCACGCGATCGTATGGACTACGACGACGGCGAGACGGCGAGTGCGCTCGCGGAGCGGACGCGCGAGTTCGTCGACAGCGAGGTCATCCCGGTCGAGCGGGCGGTGCTCGGGGACGGCCCCGTGAGCGGCGATCAGCTGGCGGATCTGCGCGAGACGGCTCGCGAGTACGACGTGTTCTGTCCGCAGATCGGCGAGGAGTTCGGCGGGATGGGGATGGACTTCCGCGACGTGTTGCCGATGTTCGAGCAGGCCGGCCGGTCGCTGCTGGGGGCCGCGGCGTGCCGGGTCGACGCGCCCGACGAGGGGAACATGCACACCCTGGAGCTGTTGGGGACCGACGAGCAACAGGAGCGGTGGCTCAGACCGCTCGTCGCCGGCGACATCTCCTCGGGTTTCTCGATGACCGAGCCGATGCAGGGCGGCGGCTCGGACCCGAAGATGATCCAGACGAGCGCCGAGAAGGAGGGCGACGAGTGGGTCATCGACGGCCACAAGTGGTGGACCACCGGCGGGAGCGAGGCGGACGTGCTCATCGTGATGGCGCGCACCGACCCGGACGCGCACCCGTACGAGGGCTGTTCGCTGTTCCTCGTGCCGGCGGACGCGCCGGGCGTGAACGTCGTCCGCGACATCCCCCACGTCGGCGGCGAGGTCACCGGCGTCGGCCACGCGGAGATCGAGTACGACGGCGTGCGCGTCCCCGAGGAGAACCTCCTCGGGAGCCTGAACGAGGGGTTCGACCACGCCCAACAGCGCCTCGGCCCCGCCCGGCTCACCCACTGCATGCGCTTCGCGGGCATGGCCGAGCGCGCGCTCGACGTGGCGAAAGCCTACACCAGCGAGCGGCAGGCGTTCGGCGGGCCGATCGCCGACAAGCAGGCCGTCCGCCACGACGTCGCCGACGCCGAGACGGAGCTCCACGCCGTGCGGACGATGGTGCGCGACGCCGCCGACCGGATCGCCCGGGGAGAGGAGGCGCGCGTGCAGGTGGCGATGAGCAAGAACTTCGCCGCCAACACGGTACAGGAGATCGTCGACACCGCCCTCCAGCTGTGCGGCGGCAACGGGATCGGGAAGGACCTCCCGATCGGCGACTTCTACGAGGCGGTCCGCCAGTTCCGGATCATCGACGGGGCCGACGAGGTCCACCGCCGGGTGATCGCTCGCGACGCGTTCGCGGACGTGGACGACTCCGAACTGGCGAACGTGACGCGCTACGGCGACCCGGGCGAGTAGCGCCCGCAACCGGGCCGCGATCCGGGGGCGTTCACGGTAACCGCCGCACCGATTTTTGTCCCCCGCCGCCGACGGGGCTGTCATGGTGGAACTCGACGCGGATCACGAGGCGTGGACGGCGGCCCAGTCGACGACGACGGCCGTCGTCGACGGGGACGAACTCGACGTAGCGTACTACGAGGCAGGCGGCGACAACGACGGCCCCCCGGTGATCTTCCTCCACGGCATCCCGACGTGGTCGTTCCTGTGGCGGGGGATCGCCCCCGCGGTCGCCGAGGACCGACACGTGATCGCTCCCGACCTCGTGGGCTACGGCAACTCCCAGCGCAGCGACGACTTCGACCGCTCCGTCCGGGCACAGACCAGCGTGCTCGCCGACCTGATCGCGGAGTCGCCCCACGACGCCGTCGACCTCGTCGCCCACGACATCGGCGGGGGCGTCGCCCTGCGCTATGCGGCCGCGCGGCCGGCACAGGTCCGCAAACTGGTGCTGTCGAACGCCGCCTGCTTCGACTCGTGGCCGGTGGAGTTCATCAACTCCCTGGGCGTACCCGGGGTGGTCGAGGGCTGGAGCGACGAGGAGTTCGACGAGAACATGGAGTTCCTCTTCGCCGAGGGCGCACACGGCGAGGCGGACCCCGCCTTCGTGGCGGGCATGCGGGCTCCCTGGGACCGCGAGGGCGGACGACGGGCGCTGGCGCGCGCGGCGGTGGCGACGAACACGAACCACACGACGGGCATCGACTACGACGACATCACCGCCGAGACGCTGTGCCTGTGGGGTGCAGACGACGTGCTCCAGCCGATCGACAACGCCCACCGGCTCGCCGACGCCGTCGCCGGCGACGCCCGGGTCGTCGGCCTCGACGACGCCTACCACTGGGTCACCCACGATCGGACGGAGGCGTACCGCGACGAGGTCCGCGCGTTCCTCACGGAGTGACTCGACGAGCCCGCTTCCTGCCCGATAGAACCCCTCCTGTTCCGTTCACACCGTCGTCCGTTCGGCCGATGCAGACGTACGTCCACGACCGACGACGTGCGTGCCGGTGAACACACGCCATCTCCAACGACACGGTGACCGAATCGTGTGAGTGATCGAGGGCCTCAGCGGACCGTCCCGAAGCCGTTCGTCACGATCCCTCCGCGTCCGGGAATCGGCGGTGGCTATTTAGCGATGGAAAATCCAGAGCCGCTATGTCGTTCCAGCTTTCGAGCGAGCAGGAGGCGATCCGCGACGTGGTCCGGGAGTTCGGGGAGAACGAGATCCGGCCCGTCGCTCGCGAGCACGACGAGGAACGCGAGTACCCCCACGACCTCGTCGAGCAGGCGGCGCAGTACGACCTGGTCGCGCCGACGATCCCCGAGGAGTACGGCGGCGCGGGGATGGACATGCTCTCGGCGGCGGTCGTGACCGAGGAGCTGTGGCGCGCGGACCCGGGGATCGGGAGCGCCATCGGCGCGCGCGGCTTCGGCACCACGATGATCCAGGAGTTCGGCGACGAGTGGATGAAAGAGGAGTGGCTCCCGGAGGTCGCCGCCGGCGACGCCGCGACCTGCTCGTGCATCTCCGAGCCCGCCCACGGCTCGGACGTGGCGGGCATCGAGACGCGCGCCGAGTTGGACGAGGACGCCGGCGAGTGGGTGCTCAACGGCGACAAGATGTGGATCACCAACGGTACTATCGCCGACGTGGCGGTGGTGATGGCGAAGACCTCTCCCGACGAGCGCCACCGCGGGATCACCGCGTTC
This window encodes:
- a CDS encoding acyl-CoA dehydrogenase family protein, which encodes MDYDDGETASALAERTREFVDSEVIPVERAVLGDGPVSGDQLADLRETAREYDVFCPQIGEEFGGMGMDFRDVLPMFEQAGRSLLGAAACRVDAPDEGNMHTLELLGTDEQQERWLRPLVAGDISSGFSMTEPMQGGGSDPKMIQTSAEKEGDEWVIDGHKWWTTGGSEADVLIVMARTDPDAHPYEGCSLFLVPADAPGVNVVRDIPHVGGEVTGVGHAEIEYDGVRVPEENLLGSLNEGFDHAQQRLGPARLTHCMRFAGMAERALDVAKAYTSERQAFGGPIADKQAVRHDVADAETELHAVRTMVRDAADRIARGEEARVQVAMSKNFAANTVQEIVDTALQLCGGNGIGKDLPIGDFYEAVRQFRIIDGADEVHRRVIARDAFADVDDSELANVTRYGDPGE
- a CDS encoding alpha/beta hydrolase — its product is MVELDADHEAWTAAQSTTTAVVDGDELDVAYYEAGGDNDGPPVIFLHGIPTWSFLWRGIAPAVAEDRHVIAPDLVGYGNSQRSDDFDRSVRAQTSVLADLIAESPHDAVDLVAHDIGGGVALRYAAARPAQVRKLVLSNAACFDSWPVEFINSLGVPGVVEGWSDEEFDENMEFLFAEGAHGEADPAFVAGMRAPWDREGGRRALARAAVATNTNHTTGIDYDDITAETLCLWGADDVLQPIDNAHRLADAVAGDARVVGLDDAYHWVTHDRTEAYRDEVRAFLTE
- a CDS encoding OB-fold domain-containing protein; the encoded protein is MSDPEADAPADTGFDDWVESLADGGRFLECANGHGSLPPRRVCPECGSTDLSEASLPDTGEVATFSEIHVAPSGFGEDPPYVTAVVDFGPVRLTGVVRGLSADEVAIGTRVRPDAERNEATGNRLVVFRPA
- a CDS encoding phosphotransferase family protein; its protein translation is MTDPADGDEEYFSRLVDPERLREYLAAELGSADDFDVRRHAEGHSNETLFVTHGDRELVIRRPPPGETADTAHDVLREYRVMDALQDTAVPLPETVLACEDHAVVGSDFYVMGKRAGDVLRDEEPERFAAPEHRRRVGEELVDTLSAVHAVDPESVGLGDFGRPAGFTERQVERWAKQFSWAFDVTAEERAVPEIAEVTEWLRENCPAEHEHALVHGDYKLDNVMFAPGTPPELVAVFDWELSALGDPLTDLGWMLSFWRDPGDPAPATPELTSTFMEREGYPSRRDLVARYEDATGIDYERDRFYRTLAVYKLAALGEMFYRRYLEGNSDDPLYPTMETRVPALAERCLRIVDGEEPL
- a CDS encoding alpha/beta hydrolase, which gives rise to MTLRSTLASTAKYAALGAGVAVAATRALRAKAGGLEPPLEGVQRTYRWRGMDVAYTEAGDADDETIVLLHGINAAGSAGEWREVFVDLSREYHVVAPDLPGFGRSDRPSLRYSAALYEDFVRDFLSEYPGARVVASSLTGAYVAGVAGDLDIADLTLVCPTAVAGPEPPKTAVRELLRAPVIGEAAFALLASRPSIRYFNADHGYWDPEKAGEDWPDYEWRTTHQPGARFAPASFISGHLNSDVDLASALAGLDAPTTIVWGREADLPPLATGRDLADDADCELIVFDDAMLLPHVEFGDEFVSVVAGDRPEGTVSIEQQNER